A region of Streptomyces halobius DNA encodes the following proteins:
- a CDS encoding LOG family protein — MTCVQPNSETPASRRARSHDYEIESLEEFDRVAASGGLAGYRVQSLDLTARTFTLLGTDTADSVFLGCEMEPDAAAKVRAGGALVFPPIPDLPFDPYRGGLHGPDELFEGLVDSGYEATPDGRTYRWYQETRTDGDIFTSMLRSIHDDALSDALDEHVAGAQVVGIMGGHALERGSAAYAGAARLGRRLTRDGLTVATGGGPGAMEAANLGAYAAPFDDVMLDSALELLAKAPHFTPSITDWARAAFDVRRSWPGAGASIGIPTWFYGHEPPNAFASHIAKFFVNAVREDGLLARSNAGVVFLPGAAGTVQEIFDTATPNYYRSRGEPAPMVLVNREHWTEKLPAWPLLRALAADRPMAPRIALVDSVEDVPEVLAGLAAGAES; from the coding sequence ATGACGTGCGTGCAGCCGAATTCAGAGACCCCAGCGTCCCGCCGTGCCCGCAGCCACGACTACGAGATCGAGTCCCTTGAGGAGTTCGACCGGGTCGCCGCCTCGGGCGGTCTCGCCGGATACCGCGTGCAGTCGCTCGATCTGACGGCCCGTACGTTCACACTGCTCGGCACGGACACCGCCGACTCCGTGTTCCTCGGCTGCGAGATGGAGCCCGACGCCGCCGCGAAGGTGCGTGCCGGCGGCGCCCTGGTCTTTCCGCCCATACCCGACCTGCCGTTCGATCCGTACCGCGGCGGCCTGCACGGACCCGACGAACTCTTCGAGGGGCTGGTCGACTCCGGCTACGAAGCCACACCGGACGGCCGCACGTACCGCTGGTATCAGGAGACCAGAACGGACGGCGACATCTTCACCTCGATGCTGCGAAGCATCCACGATGATGCCCTCTCGGACGCCCTGGACGAACATGTCGCCGGTGCTCAGGTGGTGGGCATCATGGGCGGGCACGCGCTGGAACGGGGCTCCGCGGCCTACGCGGGCGCGGCCCGGCTCGGCCGTCGGCTCACCCGCGACGGCCTGACCGTCGCCACCGGTGGCGGACCGGGCGCGATGGAGGCCGCGAACCTCGGGGCGTACGCCGCTCCGTTCGACGACGTCATGCTCGACTCGGCGCTGGAACTCCTCGCCAAGGCCCCGCACTTCACTCCCTCGATCACGGACTGGGCGCGGGCCGCCTTCGACGTCCGCCGGAGCTGGCCGGGCGCCGGTGCCTCGATCGGCATCCCCACCTGGTTCTACGGTCATGAGCCACCGAACGCCTTCGCGTCCCATATCGCGAAGTTCTTCGTCAACGCGGTGCGCGAGGACGGCCTGCTGGCGCGCTCGAATGCCGGTGTGGTGTTCCTGCCGGGTGCCGCCGGGACCGTACAAGAGATCTTCGACACCGCGACGCCGAACTACTACCGGTCACGGGGCGAGCCGGCCCCCATGGTGCTGGTGAACCGGGAGCACTGGACCGAGAAGCTGCCTGCCTGGCCGCTCCTCCGGGCTCTCGCCGCGGACCGCCCCATGGCGCCCCGGATCGCCTTGGTGGACTCGGTGGAGGACGTCCCGGAGGTGCTGGCCGGCCTCGCGGCCGGGGCGGAGTCCTGA
- a CDS encoding ABC transporter ATP-binding protein encodes MVAPPDNDVLWARGLHHTYGCTTALTGVSLGVREGEILAVTGPRGSGKTTLLTCLSGQLTPTEGEVWFNSSPVHTLSSPSRERLRLDRFGWIDTEPRLVPELTAWENTALPLLLRGTGQRLAKHTAMEWLDRLDVGMCARRRPAQLDQSQRQRIAVARALAADPEVLFADEPTAPLHLADGTHVLRTLTTAARSHQITVVLATHDPEIATLADRTITLVDGRRSGAAPTTDDSPDAESRAACSLSV; translated from the coding sequence ATGGTGGCCCCGCCTGACAACGACGTTCTCTGGGCTCGCGGCCTGCACCACACGTACGGCTGCACCACCGCCCTCACCGGCGTCTCCCTCGGCGTCCGCGAGGGCGAGATCCTCGCCGTCACCGGCCCACGCGGCAGCGGCAAGACCACCCTCCTCACATGCCTGTCCGGTCAACTCACCCCGACCGAGGGCGAGGTCTGGTTCAACAGCTCACCCGTCCACACCCTCTCCTCTCCCAGCCGCGAACGGCTGCGTCTGGACCGGTTCGGCTGGATCGACACCGAACCGCGGCTCGTCCCCGAGCTCACCGCCTGGGAGAACACCGCTCTCCCGCTCCTGCTGCGCGGCACCGGCCAACGCCTCGCCAAACACACCGCGATGGAATGGCTGGACCGCCTCGACGTCGGCATGTGCGCCCGACGCCGCCCCGCCCAGCTCGACCAGTCGCAGCGCCAGCGCATCGCCGTGGCCCGCGCGCTCGCCGCCGACCCCGAGGTCCTCTTCGCGGACGAACCGACCGCCCCGCTGCACCTCGCCGACGGCACACACGTCCTGCGCACCCTCACCACCGCGGCCCGCTCGCACCAGATCACCGTGGTCCTGGCGACCCACGACCCCGAGATCGCCACGCTCGCCGACCGGACCATCACCCTCGTCGACGGCCGTCGGTCGGGCGCCGCCCCGACCACCGACGACTCCCCCGACGCGGAAAGCAGGGCAGCGTGCTCGCTCTCCGTCTAG
- a CDS encoding ABC transporter ATP-binding protein produces the protein MTAQAETTAQAETTARELLRLGGVTVRFDASGGRPALDAVDLDVAAHEIVCVLGPSGSGKSTLLRVVAGLQRAVAGRVLLEGQDQSKVPTHRRGIGLMFQDHQLFPQRDVAGNVAFGLRMRGSSRADQDRTVAELLELVGLPGAQRRAVASLSGGEQQRVALARALAPRPRLLMLDEPLGQLDRGLRERLVVELRRLFRELGMTVLAVTHDQGEAFALADRVVVMQDGRIAQTGTPLEVWQRPATEFVARFLGFDNVVEATVQGDAAVTPWGKVPVPEGTPDGPCRLLVRPAGVRLTPAPEGLPCTVTARTFRGSHVALLLRPTVGPQMEASCALPDAPETGQKVGIHFAAEDVVVLDTTPE, from the coding sequence ATGACGGCACAGGCCGAGACCACGGCACAGGCCGAGACCACGGCGCGGGAACTGCTGCGACTGGGCGGGGTGACCGTCCGCTTCGACGCGTCCGGTGGGCGCCCCGCGCTCGACGCGGTGGATCTGGATGTCGCCGCGCACGAAATCGTGTGTGTCCTGGGGCCGAGCGGCAGCGGTAAGTCCACATTGCTGCGGGTGGTGGCGGGGCTCCAACGGGCCGTTGCGGGGCGGGTGTTGCTGGAGGGACAGGATCAGTCGAAGGTGCCGACTCACCGGCGCGGCATCGGGCTGATGTTCCAGGACCATCAGCTTTTCCCGCAGCGTGATGTCGCGGGCAACGTCGCCTTCGGGCTGCGGATGCGCGGCAGCTCGCGCGCCGACCAGGACCGAACGGTCGCCGAACTGCTGGAACTCGTCGGGCTGCCGGGTGCGCAGCGGCGCGCTGTGGCCTCGCTGTCCGGTGGGGAGCAGCAACGGGTCGCGCTGGCCCGTGCGCTCGCCCCGCGCCCCCGGCTGCTGATGCTGGACGAGCCGCTCGGTCAGCTCGACCGGGGGCTGCGCGAACGCCTCGTTGTCGAACTGCGGCGGCTCTTCCGTGAGTTGGGCATGACCGTACTGGCCGTCACGCACGATCAGGGCGAGGCGTTCGCGCTCGCAGACCGGGTCGTGGTGATGCAGGACGGCCGGATCGCGCAGACGGGCACCCCATTGGAGGTGTGGCAGCGGCCGGCCACCGAATTCGTCGCCCGGTTCCTGGGCTTCGACAATGTGGTGGAGGCGACGGTGCAGGGCGACGCCGCGGTCACTCCTTGGGGCAAGGTGCCGGTCCCCGAAGGCACTCCGGACGGGCCGTGCCGCCTGCTCGTCCGACCGGCCGGGGTCCGGCTGACGCCTGCCCCGGAGGGCCTGCCCTGCACGGTCACGGCCCGGACGTTCCGCGGTTCCCATGTCGCACTGCTGCTCCGGCCGACCGTCGGACCGCAGATGGAGGCCTCCTGCGCGCTGCCGGACGCTCCGGAGACCGGACAGAAGGTGGGCATCCACTTCGCCGCGGAGGACGTCGTGGTGTTGGACACCACGCCGGAATAA
- a CDS encoding DMT family protein, which yields MIIGLLTAVAASACYGTGSVLQAVGSRKSARREAAAASGTGVTQHGGPSLASTAKAAVTWEFMVGTVLDFIGFGLGALAARLLPLFLSQTVISANLVITAVLSIKLLGIRLTRPEWASIAVVCSALVLLATAAGPEGGGDASATTHWWLLAASIALIGGGTLIVRLLGGRAAILAGLLSGLGFGALGVGVRVLNGVDPFNLPVLLSDPALYAILVAGIGGMYLHTVALQIGSVNGATAALVVGETVVPGILGVLWLGDSSRPGFAWVAILGFVVAVAGAVAVAWYGEPDPHPGSATGDDAASQGTSRPTDGAPSAGGPVSADGPTVALPTGHGPSDQPAHPLAGNRASS from the coding sequence GTGATCATCGGCCTTCTGACGGCTGTGGCGGCGTCGGCCTGCTACGGGACGGGTTCGGTCCTGCAGGCGGTGGGTTCACGCAAGTCGGCCCGCCGGGAGGCTGCCGCGGCTTCCGGGACGGGGGTCACCCAGCACGGCGGCCCCAGCCTGGCCTCCACCGCCAAGGCTGCCGTGACCTGGGAGTTCATGGTTGGCACGGTGCTGGACTTCATAGGGTTCGGGCTCGGCGCGCTGGCCGCGAGGCTGCTGCCGCTGTTCCTTTCCCAGACTGTGATCAGCGCCAACCTCGTGATCACGGCCGTGCTGAGCATCAAGCTCCTCGGCATCCGGCTCACCCGGCCGGAGTGGGCCTCCATCGCCGTGGTCTGTTCGGCGTTGGTGCTGCTGGCCACGGCCGCGGGACCGGAAGGCGGCGGCGATGCGTCGGCCACCACCCACTGGTGGCTGCTGGCCGCCTCCATCGCCCTCATCGGCGGCGGCACACTGATCGTGCGCCTGCTCGGCGGACGGGCCGCGATCCTCGCCGGGCTGCTCTCCGGCTTGGGCTTCGGCGCACTCGGCGTAGGCGTACGCGTGCTCAACGGTGTCGATCCGTTCAACCTGCCTGTCCTCCTCTCCGACCCCGCCCTCTACGCGATCCTCGTCGCCGGCATCGGCGGAATGTACCTCCACACCGTCGCCCTGCAGATCGGTTCTGTGAACGGGGCCACGGCGGCTCTCGTGGTGGGCGAGACCGTGGTCCCGGGCATTCTCGGGGTGCTGTGGCTGGGTGACTCCTCCCGTCCGGGATTCGCTTGGGTCGCCATTCTCGGCTTCGTGGTGGCAGTGGCCGGGGCCGTCGCGGTTGCTTGGTACGGCGAGCCGGATCCACACCCGGGCTCGGCGACCGGGGACGACGCGGCGTCGCAGGGCACGTCCCGGCCGACGGACGGCGCACCGTCGGCCGGTGGTCCGGTCTCGGCCGACGGCCCGACGGTGGCTTTGCCGACCGGCCACGGGCCCTCCGACCAGCCCGCTCACCCGCTGGCCGGCAACCGCGCCAGCTCCTGA
- a CDS encoding aspartate aminotransferase family protein: MSADAASRTNTHKTAYDHLWMHFTRMSSYENAPVPTIVRGEGTNIYDDKGKRYIDGLAGLFVVNAGHGRVELAETAYRQAQELAFFPVWSYAHPKAVELAERLAHHAPGDLNKVFFTTGGGEAVETAWKLAKQYFKLTGKPTKYKVISRAVAYHGTPQGALSITGLPGLKAPFEPLVPGAHKVPNTNIYRAPIFGDDPEAFGRWAADQIEQQILFEGPDTVAAVFLEPVQNAGGCFPPPPGYFQRVREICDQYDVLLVSDEVICAFGRLGTMFACDKFGYVPDMITCAKGMTSGYSPIGACVISDRLAEPFYKGENTFLHGYTFGGHPVSAAVGIANLDIFEREGLNQHVLDNEGNFFKTLRKLHDLPIVGDVRGNGFFYGIELVKDKVTKESFTDEETERVLYGFLSKALYDNGLYCRADDRGDPVIQLAPPLIADQPVFDEIEQILRGVLTEAWTKL, from the coding sequence TGCACTTCACCCGCATGTCGTCGTACGAGAACGCCCCCGTGCCCACCATCGTGCGCGGCGAGGGCACCAACATCTACGACGACAAGGGCAAGCGCTACATCGACGGCCTCGCCGGCCTCTTCGTGGTCAACGCCGGCCACGGCCGGGTCGAGCTCGCCGAGACCGCCTACAGGCAGGCCCAGGAGCTCGCCTTCTTCCCGGTGTGGTCCTACGCCCACCCCAAGGCCGTGGAGCTCGCCGAGCGGCTGGCCCACCACGCCCCGGGTGATCTGAACAAGGTCTTCTTCACCACCGGCGGCGGCGAGGCCGTCGAGACCGCCTGGAAGCTCGCCAAGCAGTACTTCAAGCTCACCGGCAAGCCCACCAAGTACAAGGTGATATCGCGTGCGGTGGCCTACCACGGCACACCGCAGGGCGCCCTGTCCATCACCGGTCTGCCCGGCCTCAAGGCCCCCTTCGAGCCGCTGGTCCCCGGCGCGCACAAGGTGCCGAACACCAACATCTACCGTGCGCCGATCTTCGGTGACGACCCCGAGGCGTTCGGCCGCTGGGCCGCCGACCAGATCGAACAGCAGATCCTCTTCGAGGGCCCGGACACCGTCGCCGCCGTCTTCCTGGAGCCGGTGCAGAACGCCGGTGGCTGCTTCCCGCCGCCCCCCGGCTACTTCCAGCGGGTCCGCGAGATCTGCGACCAGTACGACGTCCTGCTCGTCTCCGACGAGGTCATCTGCGCCTTCGGCCGCCTCGGCACGATGTTCGCCTGCGACAAGTTCGGCTACGTCCCGGACATGATCACCTGTGCCAAGGGCATGACCTCGGGCTACTCCCCGATCGGTGCCTGCGTCATCTCCGACCGCCTGGCCGAGCCGTTCTACAAGGGCGAGAACACCTTCCTGCACGGCTACACCTTCGGTGGCCACCCGGTCTCCGCGGCCGTCGGCATCGCCAACCTCGACATCTTCGAGCGTGAGGGCCTCAACCAGCACGTCCTCGACAACGAGGGCAACTTCTTCAAGACCCTGCGGAAGCTGCACGACCTCCCGATCGTCGGCGACGTCCGCGGCAACGGCTTCTTCTACGGCATCGAGCTCGTGAAGGACAAGGTCACCAAGGAGTCCTTCACCGACGAGGAGACCGAGCGGGTCCTCTACGGCTTCCTCTCCAAGGCGCTGTACGACAACGGTCTCTACTGCCGCGCCGACGACCGCGGCGACCCGGTGATCCAGCTCGCCCCGCCGCTGATCGCCGACCAGCCGGTCTTCGACGAGATCGAGCAGATCCTGCGCGGCGTCCTCACCGAGGCATGGACCAAGCTCTGA
- a CDS encoding helix-turn-helix domain-containing protein, translating to MSRPASRLEASGLTRRDLCPKDRRGVCSVITDEGRDVPDKARPTHDRALHAALDAAAADGHLGPLVESLRA from the coding sequence GTGAGCCGGCCGGCCTCCCGGCTGGAAGCGTCCGGCCTCACCCGCCGTGACCTGTGCCCCAAGGACCGCCGCGGCGTCTGCAGCGTGATCACCGACGAGGGGCGTGATGTGCCGGACAAGGCGCGCCCGACCCACGACCGCGCACTCCACGCCGCGCTCGACGCGGCGGCCGCGGACGGACACCTCGGCCCTCTGGTGGAGTCACTGCGCGCCTAA